One Misgurnus anguillicaudatus chromosome 20, ASM2758022v2, whole genome shotgun sequence DNA segment encodes these proteins:
- the LOC129454674 gene encoding uncharacterized protein, whose amino-acid sequence MNDFVAAMPPKPRKEPDESTMPDLEKGPMGESSEQKVQHVTAPMTVDDTIFSLTEMFRSFMECLKERDNRQDSETVRQDQNFKVLNHHITQMQLEIDRIRLEPKPVSRVTDQELCLARLKDTDDIDHYLLTFERLAETYQWSKEDWASYLKPFLTGEARSAFVAMDPVRAQDYDSVKAAILKKYEIRAETFRQRFRNLNTSVDESPQELYTRLKGLFCKWVNYDSSTKKDIMETLVLEQYLQVLHPDVRTWVKEGDPATAEEAASLVEAYIKACKGTGSFCYAGVLSLTRGFASPGQSLAEKSLQTSLLTQSTSAPLFGFCDKFRTPAGSWICGTCLVQNVSSDKKCVFCLEPEPNIETASKVDSKPADATVSLSSLSPFPAGSWDCDTCLARNKPDVVKCLACDKAKPGTGVKSSMTLPPLPEVSSGLSVASSASPTTTTTTSTGTGMLGFGEKFMKPEGSWDCNVCIVRNKAQNVKCVACQNPKPGAVAAAVPNPAPASMPAPLLGSRDKFKKPEGCWECGVCCVQNKTNDRKCIACCSAKPSEGLSSFFGIQSNSTHSSSSSSSTGGLKLGSSDITSNATSFKFGGFFSDATSGAIKLGSTSSETATSTSGGLKFGGSQDSSTGLKFGGASGISFGSQAASSENSLSYGAKPIEKGSSNSLFTFSVTQSKVEIDNAPAPFKPVLTTTTSSSSAAANTIPVFGKPLVVESKLAAPKILMPTFTFEKPKDKKDTSVPFGALLFSVASEAEKSTPSLSFAFGKQDPSKDPPKPLFTIGKPDETTGPLKPSFTFGQSIAAPAFAANRSSFFFSTPPSSDFGSKLTPIFGQGATAFGSTAPLSSTTNSPVPAFGAKPNFFPVFGQKPNPAPTFGSAAASTGQGGFQSAFGAESAALSTPAASPAIPAVNAPSSGGSNFGQTSAFNTG is encoded by the exons ATGAATGATTTTGTTGCTGCCATGCCACCAAAACCAAGAAAGGAACCTGATGAGAGCACTATGCCAGATTTGGAAAAGGGTCCAATGGGAGAAAGTTCAGAACAAAAAGTGCAGCATGTGACTGCTCCCATGACTGTGGATGATACTATCTTTTCTCTGACAGAAATGTTCAGGTCTTTTATGGAATGTCTTAAGGAGCGTGATAATCGACAAGACAGCGAAACAGTAAGACAAGACCAAAATTTCAAAGTGCTTAATCACCACATCACCCAGATGCAACTGGAAATAGACCGTATTCGTCTTGAACCCAAGCCAGTCTCAAGGGTGACAGACCAGGAGTTGTGTTTAGCAAGACTTAAGGACACAGATGATATTGACCACTATTTGTTAACATTTGAGAGACTGGCAGAGACGTACCAGTGGTCTAAAGAAGACTGGGCTAGTTATCTAAAACCGTTCCTTACCGGTGAGGCCAGATCTGCATTTGTTGCAATGGACCCTGTACGTGCACAAGATTATGATTCTGTAAAGGCAGCAATCCTGAAAAAGTATGAAATCAGAGCGGAGACGTTTAGACAGAGATTCCGTAACCTAAATACCTCTGTTGATGAATCACCACAAGAGCTTTACACCAGACTGAAAGGGTTATTTTGCAAGTGGGTTAACTATGACAGCAGTACTAAAAAAGATATTATGGAGACTCTCGTGCTGGAGCAGTACCTACAAGTCTTGCACCCAGATGTAAGGACTTGGGTCAAGGAGGGTGATCCAGCTACTGCTGAAGAAGCTGCAAGCCTCGTTGAGGCATATATCAAAGCCTGTAAAGGAACAGGCAGCTTCTGCTATGCGGGCGTCCTGTCTTTAACTAGAG GATTTGCATCCCCTGGTCAGAGCTTAGCTGAGAAATCCTTACAGACTTCATTATTGACACAGTCAACCTCAGCTCCTCTTTTTGGTTTTTGTGACAAGTTTAGGACACCTGCAGGCTCATGGATCTGTGGCACTTGCTTGGTACAAAACGTGTCATCAgataaaaaatgtgtgttttgtcTTGAACCTGAACCCAACATAGAGACTGCTTCTAAAGTGGACAGCAAACCTGCAGATGCCACGGTGAGCCTCAGTTCCCTCTCTCCTTTTCCGGCTGGTAGCTGGGATTGTGACACATGTCTGGCCAGGAACAAACCAGATGTGGTTAAATGCTTAGCCTGTGACAAGGCCAAACCTGGGACTGGTGTAAAATCCAGCATGACATTACCGCCTCTGCCTGAGGTCTCATCCGGTCTTTCAGTTGCTTCCTCTGCATCTCCTACAACTACCACCACCACTTCTACAGGGACTGGAATGTTAGGATTTGGGGAAAAATTTATGAAGCCAGAGGGATCTTGGGACTGCAATGTGTGCATAGTTCGGAACAAGGCACAGAATGTGAAATGTGTAGCCTGTCAGAACCCTAAACCAG GAGCCGTAGCTGCAGCAGTCCCAAACCCTGCACCTGCAAGCATGCCTGCACCTTTGTTAGGATCCAGAGACAAGTTCAAGAAACCTGAGGGATGCTGGGAGTGTGGTgtgtgctgtgttcaaaataagACTAATGACCGGAAGTGTATTGCCTGCTGCTCAGCAAAACCGTCCGAAG GTTTAAGTTCATTTTTTGGCATTCAATCCAATAGTACACACTCAAGCTCTTCTTCCTCTTCCACGGGTGGATTAAAATTGggctcttctgacatcacctcAAATGCGACGAGCTTTAAATTTGGAGGCTTTTTCTCAGATGCCACTTCAGGTGCAATTAAACTCGGTAGCACCTCTTCAGAAACCGCAACAAGCACATCAGGTGGATTAAAGTTTGGTGGTTCTCAGGATTCCAGTACAGGACTTAAATTTGGGGGTGCTAGTGGAATCTCATTTGGCTCTCAAGCTGCTAGCTCTGAAAACTCTCTCTCGTATGGTGCTAAACCTATAGAGAAGGGAAGCTCCAATTCATTGTTTACATTCTCAGTAACACAGTCCAAAGTAGAGATAGATAATGCTCCTGCTCCCTTCAAACCTGTTTTGACCACcacaacatcatcatcatcagcagCAGCAAACACCATCCCTGTTTTTGGCAAACCGTTGGTAGTTGAATCTAAATTAGCTGCCCCAAAAATTCTGATGCCTACCTTCACTTTTGAAAAACCAAAAGATAAAAAGGATACCTCTGTGCCTTTCGGTGCTTTGTTATTCAGTGTAGCCAGTGAAGCTGAAAAATCAACACCATCATTGAGCTTCGCTTTTGGCAAGCAAGATCCTTCGAAAGATCCCCCCAAGCCTTTATTTACAATTGGTAAACCTGACGAAACAACAGGACCTCTAAAACCATCATTTACTTTTGGGCAGAGTATAGCAG CTCCTGCTTTTGCTGCCAACCGAtcctcattttttttcagtaccCCACCATCTTCTGActttggctccaaactgacacCCATCTTCGGACAAGGTGCTACTGCTTTTGGGTCAACTGCACCTTTGTCCTCGACCACAAACTCCCCAGTCCCTGCATTCGGAGCCAAACCAAATTTTTTCCCGGTGTTCGGCCAGAAACCCAACCCTGCACCTACATTTGGATCAGCTGCTGCCTCCACAGGCCAAG GAGGATTCCAGTCTGCCTTTGGGGCTGAATCAGCAGCTTTATCAACTCCTGCGGCTAGTCCAGCCATACCTGCTGTAAATGCTCCCTCCAGTGGAGGCTCCAACTTTGGCCAGACCTCAGCATTTAACACTGGGTGA
- the LOC129454676 gene encoding uncharacterized protein isoform X2: MSLKTGKEPNENSMPDVEEGPMEESSKQKVQPVTAPVAVDDTIFSLTEMFRSFMGYLNEQDNRQESETVKREQNFKVLNHYIAQMQLEIDRIRLEASSDKPVSRVTDQELCLARLKDTDNIYHYLLTFERLAEAYQWSKEDWASYLKPFLTGEARSAFVAMDPVHTQDYDSVKKAILKKYEIRAETFRQRFRNLSTPVDESPQELYTRLKGLFCKWVNYDSSTKKDIMETLVLEQYLQVLHPDVRTWIKEHDPATAEEAASLVEAYIKACKGTGSFCYAGVLSLTTGFASPGQSLADKPLQTASLTQSSTSAPLFGFCDKFSAPAGSWSCDTCLVQNKSSEKKCVACLKPQPNIKTSSKSDSQHEDAPPSLSSIFVPPASSWDCDTCMVRNKPDVFKCLVCYTAKPGTGVTSSTTLPPPAEVSSVLSAASSASSTTTTTLVGTPATLFGFKKPAGRWECEDQKCLDDEECEDLEWWGDEEFEDQECVASQSPKPESKIESEGGSSSFGSQSDSLDSSLDSVDLDQLLVADTKPAAPKYVESATTEPTQVMPTLTFTKTINKDTSVSSGALLFSAANEAKNLTPSFGFSSGKQGPSKDLPKPSFAFVKPSATEPPKPSFTLGQSIPAPAPNGNPSPFASPAFGAKLSFSQQPNPAPTFGSAAASTGQGQQTASQRHHLHRIQLLDAKSKLLFDAGSKSWNGFLWLGDGLPVFRQTLKYLVF; this comes from the exons ATGTCACTAAAAACAGGAAAAGAACCTAATGAGAATAGTATGCCAGATGTGGAAGAGGGTCCAATGGAAGAAagctctaaacaaaaagtgcagCCTGTGACTGCTCCTGTGGCTGTGGATGATACTATCTTTTCTCTGACAGAAATGTTCAGGTCCTTTATGGGATATCTCAATGAACAAGATAATCGACAAGAAAGTGAAACCGTGAAACGAGAACAAAATTTCAAAGTGCTTAATCACTACATCGCCCAGATGCAACTTGAAATAGACCGTATACGTCTTGAAGCCAGCTCCGACAAGCCAGTTTCAAGGGTGACAGACCAGGAGTTGTGTTTAGCAAGACTTAAGGACACAGATAACATTTACCACTATTTGTTAACATTTGAGAGACTGGCTGAGGCATACCAGTGGTCTAAAGAAGACTGGGCTAGTTATCTAAAACCGTTCCTTACCGGTGAGGCCAGATCTGCATTTGTTGCAATGGACCCTGTACACACACAAGATTATGATTCTGTAAAGAAAGCAATCCTGAAAAAGTATGAGATCAGAGCGGAGACTTTTAGACAGAGATTCCGTAACCTAAGTACCCCTGTTGATGAATCACCACAAGAGCTTTACACCAGACTGAAAGGGTTATTTTGCAAGTGGGTTAACTATGACAGCAGTACTAAAAAAGATATTATGGAGACTCTTGTGCTGGAGCAGTACCTACAAGTCTTGCACCCAGACGTAAGGACTTGGATCAAGGAGCATGATCCAGCTACTGCTGAAGAAGCTGCTAGCCTCGTTGAGGCATATATCAAAGCCTGTAAAGGAACAGGCAGCTTCTGCTATGCGGGCGTCCTGTCTTTAACTACAG GATTTGCATCCCCTGGTCAGAGCTTAGCTGACAAACCCCTACAGACTGCATCACTGACACAGAGTTCAACCTCAGCTCCTCTTTTTGGTTTTTGTGACAAGTTTAGTGCACCTGCAGGCTCATGGAGCTGTGACACTTGCCTAGTACAAAACAAGTCATCAGAGAAAAAATGTGTGGCTTGTCTTAAACCGCAACCCAACATTAAGACTTCTTCTAAATCAGACAGTCAACATGAAGATGCCCCGCCGAGCCTCAGTTCAATCTTTGTCCCTCCGGCAAGTAGCTGGGATTGTGACACATGCATGGTCAGGAACAAACCAgatgtgtttaaatgtttagtttgttACACTGCCAAACCTGGGACTGGTGTAACATCCAGCACAACTTTACCACCTCCTGCTGAGGTCTCATCCGTTCTTTCTGCTGCTTCCTCTGCCTCTTCTACAACCACCACCACTTTGGTGGGGACGCCTGCAACTTTGTTTGGATTCAAGAAACCTGCAGGAAGATGGGAGTGTGAGGACCAGAAATGTTTGGATGACGAGGAATGTGAGGACCTGGAATGGTGGGGGGATGAGGAGTTTGAGGACCAGGAATGTGTGGCCTCCCAGTCACCAAAACCAGAATCTAAAATAGAGTCAGAAG GTGGTAGTTCATCTTTTGGCAGTCAATCCGACAGTTTAGACTCGAGCTTAGACTCAGTTGATTTGGACCAACTGTTGGTAGCTGACACTAAACCAGCTGCCCCAAAATATGTGGAGTCTGCTACAACAGAGCCAACGCAGGTGATGCCTACCTTAACttttacaaaaacaattaaTAAAGATACCTCTGTGTCCTCCGGTGCGTTGTTATTCAGTGCAGCCAATGAGGCTAAAAATTTGACACCATCATTTGGCTTCTCTTCTGGCAAACAAGGCCCTTCAAAAGATCTCCCTAAGCCTTCATTTGCATTTGTTAAACCTTCCGCAACGGAACCTCCAAAGCCATCATTTACTTTAGGGCAGAGTATTCCAG CTCCTGCTCCCAATGGCAACCCATCCCCCTTTGCATCCCCTGCATTCGGAGCCAAACTAAGTTTCAGCCAGCAGCCCAACCCTGCACCTACATTTGGATCTGCTGCTGCCTCCACAGGCCAAG GTCAACAAACCGCTTCACAACGACACCATCTGCACCGAATTCAATTGCTGGACGCAAAATCAAAACTTCTGTTCGACGCAGGAAGTAAAAGTTGGAATGGATTTTTATGGCTCGGGGATGGACTGCCTGTTTTTCGACAAACACTGAAGTACTTAGTATTTTGA
- the LOC129454676 gene encoding uncharacterized protein isoform X1, which yields MSLKTGKEPNENSMPDVEEGPMEESSKQKVQPVTAPVAVDDTIFSLTEMFRSFMGYLNEQDNRQESETVKREQNFKVLNHYIAQMQLEIDRIRLEASSDKPVSRVTDQELCLARLKDTDNIYHYLLTFERLAEAYQWSKEDWASYLKPFLTGEARSAFVAMDPVHTQDYDSVKKAILKKYEIRAETFRQRFRNLSTPVDESPQELYTRLKGLFCKWVNYDSSTKKDIMETLVLEQYLQVLHPDVRTWIKEHDPATAEEAASLVEAYIKACKGTGSFCYAGVLSLTTGFASPGQSLADKPLQTASLTQSSTSAPLFGFCDKFSAPAGSWSCDTCLVQNKSSEKKCVACLKPQPNIKTSSKSDSQHEDAPPSLSSIFVPPASSWDCDTCMVRNKPDVFKCLVCYTAKPGTGVTSSTTLPPPAEVSSVLSAASSASSTTTTTLVGTPATLFGFKKPAGRWECEDQKCLDDEECEDLEWWGDEEFEDQECVASQSPKPESKIESEGGSSSFGSQSDSLDSSLDSVDLDQLLVADTKPAAPKYVESATTEPTQVMPTLTFTKTINKDTSVSSGALLFSAANEAKNLTPSFGFSSGKQGPSKDLPKPSFAFVKPSATEPPKPSFTLGQSIPAPAPNGNPSPFASPAFGAKLSFSQQPNPAPTFGSAAASTGQGGFQSAFGAGSAALSTPVASPAIPTVNAPFSGGFNFSQTPAFNIGSTNRFTTTPSAPNSIAGRKIKTSVRRRK from the exons ATGTCACTAAAAACAGGAAAAGAACCTAATGAGAATAGTATGCCAGATGTGGAAGAGGGTCCAATGGAAGAAagctctaaacaaaaagtgcagCCTGTGACTGCTCCTGTGGCTGTGGATGATACTATCTTTTCTCTGACAGAAATGTTCAGGTCCTTTATGGGATATCTCAATGAACAAGATAATCGACAAGAAAGTGAAACCGTGAAACGAGAACAAAATTTCAAAGTGCTTAATCACTACATCGCCCAGATGCAACTTGAAATAGACCGTATACGTCTTGAAGCCAGCTCCGACAAGCCAGTTTCAAGGGTGACAGACCAGGAGTTGTGTTTAGCAAGACTTAAGGACACAGATAACATTTACCACTATTTGTTAACATTTGAGAGACTGGCTGAGGCATACCAGTGGTCTAAAGAAGACTGGGCTAGTTATCTAAAACCGTTCCTTACCGGTGAGGCCAGATCTGCATTTGTTGCAATGGACCCTGTACACACACAAGATTATGATTCTGTAAAGAAAGCAATCCTGAAAAAGTATGAGATCAGAGCGGAGACTTTTAGACAGAGATTCCGTAACCTAAGTACCCCTGTTGATGAATCACCACAAGAGCTTTACACCAGACTGAAAGGGTTATTTTGCAAGTGGGTTAACTATGACAGCAGTACTAAAAAAGATATTATGGAGACTCTTGTGCTGGAGCAGTACCTACAAGTCTTGCACCCAGACGTAAGGACTTGGATCAAGGAGCATGATCCAGCTACTGCTGAAGAAGCTGCTAGCCTCGTTGAGGCATATATCAAAGCCTGTAAAGGAACAGGCAGCTTCTGCTATGCGGGCGTCCTGTCTTTAACTACAG GATTTGCATCCCCTGGTCAGAGCTTAGCTGACAAACCCCTACAGACTGCATCACTGACACAGAGTTCAACCTCAGCTCCTCTTTTTGGTTTTTGTGACAAGTTTAGTGCACCTGCAGGCTCATGGAGCTGTGACACTTGCCTAGTACAAAACAAGTCATCAGAGAAAAAATGTGTGGCTTGTCTTAAACCGCAACCCAACATTAAGACTTCTTCTAAATCAGACAGTCAACATGAAGATGCCCCGCCGAGCCTCAGTTCAATCTTTGTCCCTCCGGCAAGTAGCTGGGATTGTGACACATGCATGGTCAGGAACAAACCAgatgtgtttaaatgtttagtttgttACACTGCCAAACCTGGGACTGGTGTAACATCCAGCACAACTTTACCACCTCCTGCTGAGGTCTCATCCGTTCTTTCTGCTGCTTCCTCTGCCTCTTCTACAACCACCACCACTTTGGTGGGGACGCCTGCAACTTTGTTTGGATTCAAGAAACCTGCAGGAAGATGGGAGTGTGAGGACCAGAAATGTTTGGATGACGAGGAATGTGAGGACCTGGAATGGTGGGGGGATGAGGAGTTTGAGGACCAGGAATGTGTGGCCTCCCAGTCACCAAAACCAGAATCTAAAATAGAGTCAGAAG GTGGTAGTTCATCTTTTGGCAGTCAATCCGACAGTTTAGACTCGAGCTTAGACTCAGTTGATTTGGACCAACTGTTGGTAGCTGACACTAAACCAGCTGCCCCAAAATATGTGGAGTCTGCTACAACAGAGCCAACGCAGGTGATGCCTACCTTAACttttacaaaaacaattaaTAAAGATACCTCTGTGTCCTCCGGTGCGTTGTTATTCAGTGCAGCCAATGAGGCTAAAAATTTGACACCATCATTTGGCTTCTCTTCTGGCAAACAAGGCCCTTCAAAAGATCTCCCTAAGCCTTCATTTGCATTTGTTAAACCTTCCGCAACGGAACCTCCAAAGCCATCATTTACTTTAGGGCAGAGTATTCCAG CTCCTGCTCCCAATGGCAACCCATCCCCCTTTGCATCCCCTGCATTCGGAGCCAAACTAAGTTTCAGCCAGCAGCCCAACCCTGCACCTACATTTGGATCTGCTGCTGCCTCCACAGGCCAAG GAGGGTTCCAGTCTGCCTTTGGGGCTGGATCGGCAGCTCTATCAACTCCTGTGGCCAGTCCAGCCATACCTACTGTAAATGCTCCCTTCAGTGGAGGCTTCAACTTTAGCCAGACCCCTGCATTTAACATTGG GTCAACAAACCGCTTCACAACGACACCATCTGCACCGAATTCAATTGCTGGACGCAAAATCAAAACTTCTGTTCGACGCAGGAAGTAA